A portion of the Sulfurospirillum diekertiae genome contains these proteins:
- a CDS encoding efflux RND transporter periplasmic adaptor subunit has product MKKIAIVIALALLGSGGWYYYQNYVKVLDKTLHFYGNIENRTQDLAFRFLGKIETIAKDEGQSIEKGEMLVTLDTTLLRYELENINAQIIAEKATLKRLMKGYRTEDIAQAQASVQESYAAFLGVQDIYNRQKKLFDLDATTEQDYIAAKTQYDKAKATYDKAKSNYALLQSGYQVEDVEVQKAKVLALEAKAKSLEYDIKDATIYAPTKGTILARHKEPSSIVSAGQSILQIALEDEYWVQAYVDEPDLGSITQGEKMLVYVDSRKKPYEGHIGFISPVAEFTPKNIETTQLRPDLVYRFRVIIAEPDSHLKQGMPVTITCQKDQ; this is encoded by the coding sequence ATGAAGAAGATAGCAATAGTGATTGCATTGGCACTTTTAGGAAGTGGTGGATGGTACTATTATCAGAACTATGTCAAAGTATTGGATAAGACACTACATTTTTATGGAAATATCGAAAATCGTACACAAGATCTGGCGTTTCGTTTTCTTGGCAAGATCGAAACAATTGCAAAAGATGAAGGTCAGTCTATCGAAAAAGGCGAAATGCTTGTTACGCTAGATACTACATTATTGCGGTATGAATTGGAAAATATCAATGCGCAAATCATAGCTGAAAAGGCAACGCTAAAGAGGCTGATGAAAGGGTATCGTACAGAAGATATTGCTCAAGCACAAGCCAGTGTGCAAGAAAGCTATGCAGCATTTTTGGGGGTACAAGATATCTATAATAGACAAAAAAAACTGTTTGATTTGGATGCTACAACAGAGCAAGACTATATCGCAGCAAAGACACAATACGATAAAGCAAAAGCCACATACGATAAAGCAAAGAGCAATTATGCACTCCTTCAAAGTGGGTATCAAGTAGAAGATGTTGAGGTGCAAAAAGCCAAAGTATTGGCACTTGAAGCTAAAGCCAAAAGCCTTGAATATGACATTAAAGATGCGACGATTTATGCACCAACCAAAGGAACTATCCTTGCTCGTCACAAAGAGCCTTCTTCGATTGTGTCTGCTGGGCAGAGTATCTTACAAATCGCGTTAGAAGATGAATATTGGGTTCAAGCTTATGTTGATGAACCAGACCTTGGCTCAATCACGCAAGGTGAAAAGATGCTTGTGTATGTTGACTCACGCAAAAAACCGTATGAAGGTCACATTGGATTTATCTCTCCTGTTGCGGAGTTTACCCCTAAAAATATTGAAACAACACAGCTTCGTCCCGATCTTGTGTATCGTTTTCGCGTCATTATTGCAGAGCCTGATTCACATCTCAAACAAGGAATGCCTGTTACGATTACATGTCAAAAAGATCAGTAA
- a CDS encoding nitroreductase family protein: MENPTIKQLQNRKSIRQFTGEVINDEHLELIFKTAQRAPTSINAQQISLVYTRDKAKLKQISELCNHQAHIATADVFVGIVIDFNRTNIITESMGKKHVIEQSAEGIMVGAVDAGIMLIQLQVAAEALGYGTTSIGAVRENSDTMIKLFNLPPKTFLAVGCTIGVPTKEAKNAPLKPRVALESFAMQDTYDSEKVKKGVLEYNKTFKAFRDATGSGSMPTYAEITSNAYSSIYYRKTGKVLMAQGFAFKDE; this comes from the coding sequence ATGGAAAATCCAACAATCAAACAACTGCAAAATCGAAAATCCATCCGTCAATTCACGGGTGAAGTGATCAACGATGAGCACTTAGAGCTTATCTTTAAAACAGCGCAACGCGCACCAACTTCCATCAATGCGCAACAAATAAGCCTCGTTTACACACGCGATAAAGCCAAACTCAAACAGATTTCCGAGTTGTGCAACCATCAAGCGCATATTGCCACTGCGGACGTGTTTGTGGGCATTGTTATTGACTTCAATCGTACAAACATCATTACCGAGAGCATGGGAAAAAAACACGTCATCGAGCAGAGTGCGGAGGGCATTATGGTGGGAGCTGTGGATGCGGGGATTATGCTTATTCAGCTTCAAGTGGCTGCTGAAGCTTTGGGGTATGGCACAACATCTATCGGTGCGGTGCGTGAAAATTCTGACACGATGATAAAACTTTTCAACCTTCCTCCCAAAACGTTCTTAGCGGTAGGGTGTACCATCGGTGTTCCAACCAAAGAAGCCAAAAATGCTCCTTTGAAACCACGTGTTGCACTCGAGAGCTTCGCAATGCAAGATACCTACGATAGTGAAAAAGTGAAAAAAGGGGTATTGGAATATAATAAGACCTTTAAAGCTTTCAGAGATGCGACAGGAAGCGGTTCAATGCCTACTTACGCAGAGATTACCTCAAATGCGTATTCGAGTATTTACTACCGAAAGACAGGCAAAGTTTTAATGGCACAAGGGTTTGCGTTTAAGGACGAATAG
- a CDS encoding TolC family protein encodes MMTLLRTVILIFLALQTLFAKTLSLQEAIDATLISHPDAKLALYQLDSARESIGIAQAATYPELSLNAEYYPTKTLVSQNSGSFVTRDHFSTHVDVTLTYTLWDFGRTQKRIDAAQQDAESALALNENAKALLGERVWQAYYSLAYLQRVSTANALSLAFYQALYDQSRQMKHVGLKTEADSERFYASLLDAKDLLETSRNEERKFTHLLSMLTGFSEQDISIEDDFTALSHTTLPSFPDAQWRHMLKEHNAELEALGAKIKQSHALYESSKAEHYGTILSAGSLGSDTSISSYSSNQIGIKASIPLVTGGRISHQIEKDRVSILMAEEALRARELTLWQELYEAILDTKRLDATIQAKQMAALALAKTVAITKGRYKEGLATYIEVLEAQRAYDNALIAQSAAMLQKIASLAHIKRLIPKGASL; translated from the coding sequence ATGATGACACTACTGCGAACTGTTATTTTAATTTTTTTGGCACTGCAAACACTTTTTGCGAAAACACTTTCACTGCAAGAAGCCATTGACGCCACGCTTATATCGCATCCCGATGCCAAACTCGCACTGTATCAATTAGATTCGGCACGCGAAAGTATCGGTATAGCACAAGCCGCTACGTATCCCGAGCTAAGTCTTAATGCAGAATATTATCCCACAAAAACGCTCGTTTCGCAAAATAGTGGCAGTTTTGTAACCAGAGATCATTTTTCAACACATGTCGATGTGACACTGACCTATACCTTGTGGGATTTTGGTCGAACACAAAAACGCATTGATGCGGCACAGCAAGATGCAGAGTCTGCTTTAGCACTGAATGAAAATGCCAAAGCATTGCTGGGCGAAAGAGTCTGGCAAGCGTACTATTCACTCGCATACCTTCAACGCGTCAGCACAGCTAATGCCCTCTCGCTTGCCTTTTACCAAGCACTGTACGATCAATCGCGTCAAATGAAACATGTGGGATTGAAAACGGAAGCCGATAGCGAACGCTTTTATGCTTCGTTACTGGACGCTAAAGATTTACTGGAAACCAGTCGCAATGAGGAGCGTAAATTTACCCATTTGCTGAGCATGCTCACCGGTTTTTCGGAACAGGACATTAGCATTGAAGATGATTTTACAGCACTCTCACACACCACGTTACCTTCTTTTCCTGATGCACAATGGCGACACATGCTCAAAGAACATAACGCTGAGCTTGAAGCATTGGGCGCTAAAATAAAACAAAGTCACGCCTTATACGAATCATCGAAAGCAGAACACTATGGCACCATCCTCTCCGCAGGTTCGCTAGGAAGTGATACCTCCATCTCCTCTTATTCAAGCAATCAAATTGGCATTAAGGCCTCTATCCCTCTCGTAACAGGTGGTAGGATTTCCCATCAAATCGAAAAAGATAGAGTCAGTATTTTAATGGCAGAAGAAGCATTGCGAGCGCGTGAATTAACCCTTTGGCAAGAGTTGTATGAAGCCATTTTAGATACAAAGCGCTTGGATGCGACCATTCAAGCCAAACAGATGGCAGCACTCGCACTTGCCAAGACCGTTGCCATTACCAAAGGGCGTTACAAAGAGGGGTTAGCCACCTACATTGAAGTGCTTGAAGCCCAACGCGCCTATGACAATGCTTTGATTGCGCAAAGTGCTGCTATGTTGCAAAAAATAGCCTCTTTAGCCCATATTAAAAGACTCATTCCCAAAGGAGCTTCCCTATGA
- a CDS encoding ABC transporter permease: MISLAQRDIAHSLGKFLTTSMGIGMLLGVVLIMIGVYRGLVDDANILLKDTHANLWIVQQDTLGPFAENSRLHEDIKYQIKAFEGVKDVSALTFQNLQLYRNNQPIRVFAMGYDIGSFYTPHHLVEGRPILANHFEMIVDKKTGFKLHDEILIGRDMFNVVGITKDAVSSSGDLMVYFSLPDAQKLQFLSSNEQIRNDRARGTKATDTTTINAIIATVEEGADLKAIGQEIERWKHVKVFTQEEQSSLLTKNLIERSAKQIGMFTVILLLVASVIISLIIYTMTMGKLKEIAILKLIGASNGVIIKMIVQQSVLLGILSFIAGNLFSHSLMDLFPKRTILMSADAFSLLEIVIIVSILGSLFGVRSALKIDPASAIGG, translated from the coding sequence ATGATCAGTTTAGCACAAAGAGACATCGCCCATTCTCTGGGTAAATTTCTCACAACATCGATGGGCATTGGGATGCTTTTAGGCGTTGTTTTAATTATGATTGGTGTCTATCGGGGATTGGTGGATGATGCCAATATTTTGCTCAAAGACACCCACGCCAATTTATGGATTGTGCAACAAGACACCCTAGGCCCTTTTGCGGAAAATTCGCGCCTGCATGAAGACATCAAGTACCAAATCAAAGCCTTTGAAGGCGTGAAAGATGTCTCAGCCCTCACCTTTCAAAACCTTCAACTTTACCGTAACAATCAGCCGATTAGGGTTTTTGCGATGGGGTACGATATTGGCTCCTTTTACACGCCCCATCATCTCGTAGAAGGAAGACCGATTCTTGCGAATCATTTTGAAATGATTGTCGATAAAAAAACGGGATTTAAATTGCATGATGAAATTTTGATTGGAAGAGATATGTTTAACGTCGTCGGCATTACGAAAGACGCTGTCTCTTCCAGTGGCGATTTGATGGTCTATTTTTCGCTTCCCGATGCACAAAAACTTCAATTTTTATCGAGCAATGAGCAAATTCGCAATGACCGTGCCAGAGGCACTAAAGCAACCGATACAACAACCATCAACGCGATCATCGCGACGGTGGAAGAAGGGGCGGATCTTAAAGCAATCGGGCAAGAAATCGAACGATGGAAACACGTTAAGGTCTTTACCCAAGAGGAACAATCCTCGCTCTTAACCAAAAATCTCATCGAACGTTCCGCCAAACAGATCGGTATGTTTACGGTGATTTTATTGCTCGTCGCTTCCGTGATTATCTCACTCATTATTTACACCATGACCATGGGCAAACTCAAGGAAATCGCCATTTTAAAACTCATCGGTGCTTCGAATGGGGTGATTATAAAAATGATTGTGCAACAGTCCGTGCTTTTAGGCATCTTATCGTTTATAGCAGGCAATCTCTTCTCACACAGTTTAATGGACTTATTTCCCAAACGCACTATTTTGATGAGCGCTGATGCGTTCAGTCTTTTGGAAATTGTCATCATCGTGAGTATCCTCGGTTCGCTTTTTGGCGTGCGTTCAGCACTCAAAATTGACCCCGCTAGCGCCATTGGAGGGTAA
- a CDS encoding putative quinol monooxygenase: MKKIVLIATLVLKDSREGVLEALTTLHKATHQDDKGCLQYDVHQDIEKENTYVFIETWGSEALLAAHMEKEHYKVYKAFMGDKLKSITLQKLEKIL; this comes from the coding sequence ATGAAAAAAATCGTTTTAATCGCAACCCTTGTATTGAAAGACTCACGTGAAGGTGTTTTGGAGGCGTTAACCACGTTGCATAAAGCAACCCATCAAGACGATAAGGGCTGTTTGCAGTATGATGTTCATCAAGACATCGAAAAAGAAAATACCTATGTTTTTATTGAGACGTGGGGGAGCGAAGCGCTTTTGGCGGCACATATGGAAAAAGAGCACTATAAAGTGTATAAAGCATTTATGGGTGATAAACTAAAGAGCATAACGCTCCAAAAATTGGAAAAAATCTTATAG
- a CDS encoding sulfite exporter TauE/SafE family protein yields MEVLIEWYIFAVFILSSFLQTTTGFGYAIITAPLLALVLDPKDTVMITMLTGLIIRLMMMKTTHHDGSFKAISPFLITSILGAMIGAYCLRVINVDLLKLFMGGILLIFTFLLWKNYHVTIRHHTFAKAIAGGLSGFLATTTSINGPPIILYYLNAKAEEHARVLRGNLTRYFLLINLVSIILSYMAGTLKVKELWVILLFSIPALAIGFYLGEKLFHRINAEIFKKIALCMVVVSSVVLIFKAVS; encoded by the coding sequence GTGGAAGTGTTGATAGAATGGTATATTTTTGCTGTCTTTATCCTTTCAAGCTTTTTACAAACCACGACTGGATTTGGCTATGCGATCATAACAGCGCCGCTTTTAGCCCTTGTGTTAGACCCCAAAGATACGGTGATGATCACCATGCTCACCGGTCTTATCATACGACTGATGATGATGAAAACAACGCATCATGACGGTAGTTTCAAAGCGATCTCACCTTTTCTGATCACGAGTATTTTAGGGGCAATGATTGGGGCGTATTGTCTGCGTGTCATCAATGTGGATCTGCTGAAACTCTTTATGGGCGGAATCTTACTTATTTTTACATTCCTTTTGTGGAAAAACTATCACGTCACGATTCGTCATCATACCTTTGCAAAAGCCATTGCAGGCGGATTAAGTGGTTTTTTGGCGACGACCACGAGTATCAATGGGCCACCGATTATTTTATATTATCTCAACGCCAAAGCAGAAGAACATGCACGTGTTCTCAGAGGAAATCTGACGCGGTATTTTTTACTGATCAATCTCGTGTCTATCATTTTGTCGTACATGGCAGGCACCCTCAAAGTAAAAGAACTCTGGGTCATCTTGCTTTTTTCTATTCCGGCATTGGCTATAGGATTTTATCTGGGGGAAAAGTTGTTTCACCGTATTAATGCGGAGATTTTCAAAAAAATAGCATTGTGCATGGTTGTGGTGAGCAGTGTCGTGCTGATCTTTAAAGCAGTCAGCTAA
- a CDS encoding c-type cytochrome, which translates to MKKILLSLLIASVSTLFAADGAEIYKAKCFSCHGEKAAKVALNKSQIIAGWDADKIIASVNGYKNGEGGAMKGVMKPIAVGLNDDDLKAVAATIASYK; encoded by the coding sequence GTGAAAAAAATTCTTTTAAGTTTACTCATTGCCTCTGTTTCAACTTTATTTGCAGCCGATGGTGCTGAAATTTATAAGGCGAAGTGCTTCTCTTGTCATGGGGAAAAAGCAGCTAAGGTAGCATTGAACAAGTCTCAAATTATTGCAGGCTGGGATGCAGACAAAATCATTGCCTCTGTCAATGGTTATAAAAATGGCGAAGGTGGCGCAATGAAAGGCGTTATGAAACCTATCGCTGTGGGATTAAATGACGATGATTTAAAAGCAGTTGCAGCGACCATCGCTTCTTACAAATAG
- a CDS encoding efflux RND transporter periplasmic adaptor subunit: MNRASVMKNTLILVVVMAIGSFFYFKVYLPKITFASISPIFQDVNETAFGVGTIEAKEMIVLAPKTTTKVLSLFADQGEIVVKGKILAVMDPSDLLASKEEALMAMKKSQMSLLSQQSLLKDLEAKYHLAHTTLTRYQHLISEGFVAQAELDTAFSVEQSAKAQVENATWQVNLMQADIARNEALVKSNNAKIEDLTLKAPENMVVLSRDAEVGSTVLSGSPVFRLINPNSIWVKIYINERQSGTLHVGASASITLRSHPSTPYHGHIARIGLESDRTTEEREVNIAFDQPQHPLYVGERAEATIALAHHTHVLTLPLLALATHKGEKGVWLGNEGHAHFKPLSFQSISADGLIIIKNGVTEKDTILLPAGRDITEGMRIKL; encoded by the coding sequence ATGAACAGGGCGTCTGTTATGAAAAATACATTGATTTTAGTGGTGGTGATGGCCATTGGAAGCTTTTTTTATTTCAAAGTGTATCTGCCGAAGATCACATTTGCTTCGATCTCGCCTATTTTCCAAGATGTCAATGAAACCGCTTTTGGAGTCGGAACGATTGAAGCGAAAGAGATGATCGTGTTAGCGCCTAAAACAACAACAAAAGTGCTCTCCCTTTTTGCCGATCAAGGCGAAATAGTTGTGAAAGGAAAGATTCTTGCGGTGATGGATCCTTCTGATCTGCTTGCATCCAAGGAAGAAGCCTTGATGGCGATGAAAAAAAGCCAGATGTCGCTTCTTTCCCAACAAAGTCTCCTGAAAGATTTGGAAGCCAAATATCATTTAGCACACACGACACTGACACGCTATCAGCATCTCATTTCGGAAGGTTTTGTGGCACAAGCGGAGTTAGATACGGCATTTTCCGTAGAACAAAGTGCCAAAGCTCAAGTGGAAAATGCAACGTGGCAAGTGAACCTTATGCAGGCCGATATCGCACGAAATGAAGCTCTTGTGAAAAGCAACAACGCCAAAATTGAGGATCTTACGTTAAAAGCTCCTGAGAATATGGTGGTTCTTTCTCGTGATGCCGAAGTGGGAAGCACCGTTCTTTCGGGCTCACCTGTCTTTCGACTGATCAATCCAAACTCCATTTGGGTTAAAATCTATATCAATGAACGACAAAGTGGAACTTTACATGTAGGAGCGTCTGCGTCTATTACATTGCGTTCACATCCTTCCACGCCTTATCATGGACATATCGCTCGAATTGGTTTGGAAAGCGATCGAACCACAGAGGAGCGAGAGGTCAACATTGCGTTTGATCAGCCACAACACCCTCTTTACGTGGGCGAACGTGCGGAAGCGACGATTGCGCTGGCACATCACACCCATGTCTTAACCCTTCCGCTCTTAGCGCTTGCAACACACAAAGGTGAAAAAGGCGTTTGGCTCGGCAATGAAGGTCATGCACATTTTAAACCACTGAGCTTTCAGTCCATCAGCGCCGATGGTCTCATCATCATAAAAAATGGCGTAACGGAGAAGGATACGATCCTTTTACCAGCAGGACGTGACATAACGGAAGGTATGCGGATTAAATTATGA
- a CDS encoding GTP pyrophosphokinase produces MENNKHHLIAEYEKELKQYENFSDKMDILLKELLEQEKISYHSIENRVKEKSSLAKKIDGKNKYQDLSEITDIVGCRIISYFEIDVEKIVNLIFKEFKIDEVNSIDKKKILDPDRFGYLSYHIICSINDERAQLREYKNYKNLKFEIQVRTILQHAWAEIEHDIGYKSNIAVPREFRRKFSRIASILEIADDEFSRLKLDIHNYVETISKQGFENIDINAESLKLFIEQSYDLEEIEAYIIEKLELKSVAFSEQMQSANISLFLNIINTFTTFKEILEIQNSLQKHKELIKKFIVKWAHARGKLLERFRENFEQKDGFIIGYALMIEFLETNHKEGLGAFFPSLSIPEKNEAVALAVHIYKEITSN; encoded by the coding sequence TTGGAAAATAACAAACATCATCTCATCGCCGAATATGAAAAAGAGCTCAAGCAATATGAGAACTTTAGTGACAAAATGGATATTTTACTCAAAGAACTCCTTGAGCAAGAGAAAATTTCGTACCACTCCATTGAAAACAGGGTCAAAGAAAAAAGCAGTTTAGCCAAAAAAATTGACGGGAAAAACAAATACCAAGACCTCAGCGAAATCACCGATATTGTGGGCTGTCGCATCATCAGCTACTTTGAAATTGATGTGGAAAAGATTGTCAATCTGATTTTTAAAGAGTTCAAAATTGACGAGGTCAACTCCATTGATAAAAAGAAAATCTTAGATCCTGATCGCTTTGGCTACCTCTCCTACCACATCATCTGCTCGATCAACGATGAAAGAGCACAACTCAGAGAGTATAAAAACTACAAAAATCTCAAATTTGAAATTCAAGTGCGAACCATTTTGCAACACGCATGGGCAGAGATAGAACATGACATCGGTTATAAGTCCAACATCGCCGTTCCAAGAGAGTTTCGCCGAAAATTCTCACGTATCGCCAGCATTCTTGAAATTGCCGATGATGAATTTAGCAGGCTCAAACTTGACATCCATAACTACGTTGAAACCATCTCCAAACAAGGGTTTGAGAACATTGACATTAACGCTGAAAGCCTCAAACTTTTCATCGAGCAATCGTATGATCTCGAAGAGATAGAAGCCTATATCATCGAAAAATTAGAACTCAAATCGGTTGCTTTTTCAGAGCAAATGCAATCGGCGAATATCAGCCTTTTTTTAAATATTATCAACACCTTTACGACCTTTAAAGAGATATTGGAGATTCAAAATTCCCTTCAAAAACACAAAGAGCTCATCAAAAAATTCATCGTCAAATGGGCACACGCCAGAGGCAAATTGCTGGAGCGATTTCGTGAAAATTTCGAGCAAAAAGATGGTTTTATCATCGGTTACGCTTTGATGATCGAGTTTTTAGAAACCAACCACAAGGAAGGGCTCGGAGCCTTTTTCCCAAGCCTTTCTATCCCTGAGAAAAATGAAGCGGTAGCATTGGCAGTGCATATTTACAAAGAAATCACAAGCAACTAA
- a CDS encoding ABC transporter ATP-binding protein → MKPSHQSVIKVEQLAKTYGKGENAVMAIKACSFEIFKGETVALLGPSGSGKTTLITMIGCITEPTQGKLYLDGELIFDQHWCISDTRKLRRQKIGFIFQSHNLIPFLNVEENITLVPLMNKTNPKEATQKAKELLEYLGVGNKLTAMPSQLSGGQSQRVAIARSLANNPKIILADEPTAALDGERALSVMQLLKKLATEQEVAILVVTHDERMIPLFDRIIRVNDGVVSEELK, encoded by the coding sequence ATGAAGCCATCGCATCAAAGTGTCATTAAAGTAGAGCAGCTTGCAAAAACCTATGGAAAAGGTGAAAATGCTGTCATGGCCATTAAAGCGTGCTCGTTTGAAATTTTCAAAGGCGAAACCGTTGCGCTTTTGGGCCCTAGTGGTTCGGGAAAAACAACGCTCATCACCATGATAGGGTGCATCACCGAACCAACACAGGGGAAGTTGTATCTGGATGGGGAACTGATTTTTGATCAACACTGGTGCATCAGCGACACACGGAAATTACGCCGTCAAAAGATCGGCTTTATCTTTCAGTCGCACAATCTCATCCCTTTTTTAAACGTCGAAGAGAACATAACACTCGTTCCGCTGATGAATAAAACCAACCCCAAAGAAGCGACTCAAAAAGCGAAAGAGTTGTTGGAGTATTTGGGTGTGGGGAACAAACTCACCGCGATGCCCTCACAACTTTCAGGCGGACAAAGTCAACGCGTGGCCATCGCAAGATCGCTCGCCAATAATCCAAAAATCATTTTAGCCGATGAACCAACAGCTGCATTGGATGGAGAACGTGCCCTTTCGGTGATGCAGTTACTTAAAAAACTTGCTACCGAACAAGAGGTTGCTATCTTGGTCGTCACGCATGATGAACGGATGATTCCGTTATTTGATCGAATTATTCGTGTGAATGATGGGGTTGTGAGCGAAGAGCTAAAATAA
- a CDS encoding CerR family C-terminal domain-containing protein translates to MFKIPSKAKTINQSKAKILETAYRLFGERSPEDVSIRELAKEAGVNIASIHYYYGSKEALYLAVVTNITELMAEKYSAFTLAYETALKTSIPSDAFYIMWVKYLIETLARTMLGKLKTNNYLHRILIREQMTPSNGFELLYTKGLEPMLNTLDSLVAHIMHQDSATIEVKARTHALLGSIIVFSVQQSTISQRIPFLGEDVDTNMEIIIRTILENTEYVLQELSRQRK, encoded by the coding sequence GTGTTCAAGATTCCTAGCAAAGCAAAAACAATCAACCAATCCAAAGCAAAGATCTTAGAAACGGCTTATCGTCTTTTTGGAGAGCGTTCTCCAGAAGATGTTTCTATCCGAGAGCTTGCCAAAGAAGCAGGGGTCAATATTGCTTCAATTCACTATTATTATGGAAGTAAAGAAGCATTATATCTTGCTGTTGTGACCAATATTACAGAACTCATGGCTGAAAAATACAGTGCGTTTACACTTGCCTATGAAACAGCGCTCAAAACATCAATACCTTCTGATGCATTTTATATAATGTGGGTAAAATATCTTATCGAAACATTGGCTCGAACGATGCTTGGTAAACTGAAAACCAATAATTATCTGCATCGTATTTTAATACGTGAGCAGATGACACCTTCCAATGGTTTTGAGCTTCTCTATACCAAGGGACTTGAGCCAATGCTGAATACATTAGATAGCTTGGTGGCACATATCATGCACCAAGATAGCGCTACCATCGAAGTAAAAGCACGCACTCATGCCCTTCTTGGCTCGATCATCGTATTTAGTGTTCAACAAAGTACCATTTCACAGCGTATCCCTTTTTTAGGGGAAGATGTGGATACAAACATGGAAATTATTATTCGTACAATTTTAGAAAATACAGAGTATGTCTTACAAGAGTTGAGCAGACAAAGGAAATAG